From the Argopecten irradians isolate NY chromosome 13, Ai_NY, whole genome shotgun sequence genome, one window contains:
- the LOC138305933 gene encoding cholinesterase-like, giving the protein MRTVAFCHIWERMSIWFKASWLLIVLLHSCAYAQDLPEVQTSHGKIVGYVQEMFGKKIKTFLGIPFAMPPIGNLRFKRPLPVESWEGVLNTSSWHNACHQMPFLSFVGKVGEEGEAIWNPKTPMSEDCLYLNIWVPVNLEIPVKSTMVWIFGGGFVTGTSALDLYDGTALAAYADIIVVSINYRLGPLGFLYFGTEEAPGNVGLLDQVLALKWINKNIEYFGGTPSDITLFGESAGGASVSYHLMSEMSQPLFQRAIMQSGTCLGHWAHMSPETARTYAKLLAKKMNCSSDDDSQMIHCLQHADAKIMSDIQWELPITFLTFPIVPTTDNHFIKQSPQEFLRAGRFPDKSLLMGVNSDESVYFLNYYLFDKIGWPSSNLNRSLFLDSIPMVVSDNGLSNVIADRRHRPLVDSILQLYETDYLPGTTKNYMNILDDIGGDFAFKCPVIEYAQQFSRARRGSPHVFMYSFEHRSETNPWPSWSGVLHGDEIEYVFAVPVNDHRRSSEERQLSIAMVEYWTNFAKYGDPGNGNRATRWPEYTYETQEYIVLKPGPVFDIKSGLRYKQCAYWTEFYPKLKKAIGEDYSGGCVSGSGSLSSHWGLLQACIICIAVLLHR; this is encoded by the exons atctGGGAGAGAATGAGCATTTGGTTTAAAGCATCATGGCTATTAATAGTTCTTCTTCACTCATGCGCATACGCACAAGATTTACCGGAAGTACAGACGTCTCATGGGAAAATTGTCGGATATGTACAAGAAATGTTTGGAAAGAAAATAAAGACATTTTTAGGAATACCGTTCGCTATGCCACCTATTGGTAACCTTCGTTTTAAGCGTCCTCTACCAGTAGAAAGTTGGGAGGGCGTTTTGAACACCAGTTCTTGGCACAACGCTTGTCACCAGATGCCTTTCTTATCGTTCGTCGGCAAG GTCGGTGAGGAGGGTGAGGCCATCTGGAACCCTAAAACACCAATGAGTGAAGACTGCCTATACCTTAACATCTGGGTACCCGTCAACCTGGAAATCCCTGTCAAGTCTACAATGGTATGGATATTTGGCGGGGGATTCGTAACCGGAACCTCCGCCCTTGACCTTTATGATGGCACTGCTCTAGCTGCATATGCAGATATAATCGTTGTTTCCATCAACTACCGTTTGGGACCTCTCggatttttatattttggtacTGAAGAAGCGCCTGGTAACGTGGGATTATTAGACCAAGTGCTAGCATTAAAGTggattaataaaaatattgaatattttggaGGAACTCCTAGTGATATAACCTTGTTTGGAGAGAGTGCTGGGGGAGCGAGCGTCAGCTATCATCTCATGTCGGAAATGTCTCAGCCTCTTTTTCAACGAGCAATTATGCAAAGTGGCACGTGCCTCGGTCACTGGGCTCACATGTCTCCCGAAACCGCCCGTACCTATGCAAAACTTCTGGCTAAGAAGATGAACTGTTCTTCAGATGACGACAGTCAAATGATACATTGCCTCCAACACGCTGACGCTAAGATTATGTCTGATATACAATGGGAGCTCCCCATAACCTTCCTCACATTTCCTATAGTGCCGACGACGGATAaccattttataaaacaaagtcCGCAGGAATTCCTCCGCGCTGGCCGCTTTCCCGATAAATCACTGCTGATGGGTGTAAACAGTGATGAAAGTGTTTATTTCCTGAATTATTATCTGTTTGATAAGATTGGCTGGCCTTCATCAAACCTCAATCGCTCGTTATTTCTTGATTCTATTCCAATGGTTGTGTCTGACAATGGACTGTCAAATGTTATCGCAGACCGACGACATCGCCCCCTGGTGGATTCTATCTTACAACTGTACGAAACGGATTATCTCCCTGGAACAACCAAGAACTATATGAACATTTTGGATGATATAG GTGGTGATTTCGCCTTCAAGTGTCCCGTGATAGAGTACGCCCAGCAGTTCAGTCGGGCCAGGAGGGGCTCGCCTCACGTGTTTATGTACAGTTTCGAGCACAGATCTGAGACAAACCCCTGGCCATCCTGGTCGGGAGTCCTACACGGGGACGAGATAGAGTACGTGTTCGCTGTACCGGTCAACGACCACAGACGGTCATCAGAGGAAAGACAGCTCAGTATAGCCATGGTGGAGTACTGGACCAACTTCGCCAAATATGG TGACCCCGGGAATGGTAACAGAGCTACACGATGGCCGGAATACACGTATGAAACGCAGGAATATATTGTTCTAAAACCAGGTCCGGTGTTTGACATTAAATCCGGACTAAGATACAAGCAATGTGCCTACTGGACCGAGTTCTACCCTAAACTAAAGAAGGCCATAG